The Kitasatospora setae KM-6054 genome contains a region encoding:
- a CDS encoding alpha/beta hydrolase, with protein sequence MDVPTLRDADPERLFGAADAYAALAEAFSGHADTWRTGVDGRVRHSGWTGTAADGAHRSLSRTTGKLAAAHLELSRIAPVLREGAEAFLSARSKLRAALAYAAAHGFTVADDGGVSWPAPTPAELHDPDAADRSRQGGDLRDRIADALTEAAHADQVTAQRLRRYTEDARTGAGLDPGTAAMRLNSAVVDALSPLGGGEDLVRAGLPGKDAPPTEVNAWWKSLPPDEQQRLLQAYPAELGNRDGLPTPARDQANRINLDRLVTELSGRQDLSDWDRKKLEGFRAIQGRLAEERGKQPPAYLMVIGDQGQGRAAIAYGNPDTADDVVAYVPGLNTEVKNMAGGDANRARDLWQAAHDTDPSRSTASIAWLGYDTPQVKGISPDMFAVAGDDRARQGGAAYQDFLQGLRASHEGQPAHLTALGHSYGSFTVGQAAQRPGGIPADDVILVGSPGTGAQQASQLGVGAGHVWVGAAEHDPVSQLPSHDEAKGIGIGAGIGGLLGGPLGAVAGGFLGDKIAGHNDPDELWFGQDPASREFGAHRFDVADGPLGFESHSDYWNQGDGRDGHSLRNMGLIVSGHGDRVSGQEYR encoded by the coding sequence ATGGACGTCCCCACCCTGCGCGACGCCGACCCGGAGCGGCTGTTCGGCGCCGCCGACGCGTACGCCGCGCTGGCCGAGGCGTTCTCCGGCCACGCCGACACCTGGCGGACCGGCGTCGACGGCCGCGTCCGGCACTCCGGCTGGACCGGCACCGCCGCCGACGGCGCCCACCGCTCGCTCTCCCGCACCACCGGCAAGCTGGCCGCCGCCCACCTGGAGCTGTCCCGGATCGCGCCGGTGCTGCGCGAGGGCGCCGAGGCGTTCCTGAGCGCCCGCTCCAAACTGCGGGCCGCGCTCGCCTACGCGGCCGCGCACGGCTTCACCGTCGCCGACGACGGCGGCGTCTCCTGGCCGGCGCCCACCCCCGCCGAACTCCACGACCCGGACGCCGCCGACCGCTCCCGGCAGGGCGGCGACCTGCGCGACCGGATCGCCGACGCGCTCACCGAGGCCGCGCACGCCGACCAGGTCACCGCCCAGCGCCTGCGCCGGTACACCGAGGACGCCCGCACCGGCGCCGGCCTCGACCCCGGCACCGCCGCGATGCGCCTGAACAGCGCCGTGGTCGACGCGCTCAGCCCGCTCGGCGGCGGCGAGGACCTGGTCCGGGCCGGCCTGCCCGGCAAGGACGCCCCGCCGACCGAGGTCAACGCCTGGTGGAAGTCGCTCCCGCCGGACGAACAGCAGCGCCTGCTCCAGGCGTACCCGGCCGAACTCGGCAACCGCGACGGCCTGCCGACGCCCGCCCGCGACCAGGCCAACCGGATCAACCTGGACCGGCTGGTCACCGAACTCTCCGGCCGCCAGGACCTCTCCGACTGGGACCGGAAGAAGCTGGAGGGCTTCCGGGCGATCCAGGGCCGGCTCGCCGAGGAGCGGGGCAAACAGCCCCCCGCCTACCTGATGGTGATCGGCGACCAGGGCCAGGGCCGGGCCGCGATCGCCTACGGCAACCCGGACACCGCCGACGACGTGGTCGCCTACGTGCCCGGCCTGAACACCGAGGTCAAGAACATGGCGGGCGGCGACGCCAACCGGGCCCGCGACCTGTGGCAGGCCGCGCACGACACCGACCCGAGCCGCTCCACCGCCTCGATCGCCTGGCTCGGCTACGACACCCCGCAGGTCAAGGGCATCAGCCCCGACATGTTCGCGGTGGCCGGCGACGACCGGGCCAGACAAGGCGGCGCGGCCTACCAGGACTTCCTCCAGGGCCTGCGCGCCTCGCACGAGGGACAGCCCGCGCACCTCACCGCGCTCGGCCACTCGTACGGCTCGTTCACCGTCGGCCAGGCCGCGCAGCGCCCCGGCGGGATCCCGGCGGACGACGTCATCCTGGTCGGCTCGCCCGGCACCGGCGCCCAGCAGGCGTCCCAACTCGGCGTCGGCGCGGGGCACGTGTGGGTCGGCGCGGCCGAGCACGACCCGGTCTCCCAGCTGCCCAGCCACGACGAGGCCAAGGGCATCGGCATCGGCGCGGGCATCGGCGGCCTGCTCGGCGGCCCGCTCGGCGCGGTGGCCGGCGGCTTCCTCGGCGACAAGATCGCGGGGCACAATGACCCCGACGAGCTGTGGTTCGGCCAGGACCCGGCGAGCCGCGAGTTCGGGGCGCACCGCTTCGACGTCGCCGACGGCCCGCTGGGCTTCGAATCGCACTCCGACTACTGGAACCAGGGCGACGGCCGGGACGGGCACTCGCTGCGCAACATGGGCTTGATCGTCTCCGGCCACGGCGACCGGGTGTCCGGACAGGAGTACCGATGA
- a CDS encoding phytoene desaturase family protein: MSAPDAVVVGSGPNGLAAAVILARAGLDVELYEAADELGGGLRSKALFRDDIVHDVCAAVHPMAAASRFFRAFDPAARGVDLLLPEISYAHPLDGGRAGLAHHSLDATCERLGPDGPRWRALMAPLLDRSRALVDLMLSDQRHPPTDPAVPFLLAGRVLRHGTPLAGRQFTGPEAAALLAGVAAHVVGPMPTPASAAVGLLLGHLAHGTGWPVVRGGSGALARALADDFTAHGGRVHTGRRITDLREFHRSRAVLLDVGPKEFLRIAAPRLPARYRRALAAFRYGPGAAKVDYLLSGPVPWANPEVGRAATVHLGGSHTEVFRQETLVSRGVRTDRPFVLVVDPAAADPSRARPGARPLWAYAHVPNGDDTDPVALVTARIEAYAPGFTDTVLASRGVSAAALEHYNPNYVGGDIAAGAMTLTQSLIRPTLRPDPHTTPLPGVYLCSAATPPGPGVHGMPGYYAARSALRHEFGLRRLPSLAPHPPA, encoded by the coding sequence GTGAGCGCCCCGGACGCGGTGGTCGTCGGCAGCGGGCCGAACGGGCTCGCCGCCGCGGTGATACTGGCCCGGGCCGGCCTGGACGTCGAACTGTACGAGGCCGCCGACGAGTTGGGCGGCGGGCTGCGCTCGAAGGCGCTGTTCCGCGACGACATCGTGCACGACGTCTGCGCCGCCGTGCACCCGATGGCGGCGGCCTCCCGCTTCTTCCGCGCGTTCGACCCGGCCGCCCGGGGCGTCGACCTGCTGCTCCCCGAGATCAGCTACGCCCACCCGCTGGACGGCGGCCGGGCCGGCCTCGCCCACCACTCGCTCGACGCCACCTGCGAACGGCTCGGACCGGACGGGCCGCGCTGGCGGGCCCTGATGGCACCGCTGCTCGACCGCAGCCGCGCCCTCGTCGACCTGATGCTCTCCGACCAGCGGCACCCACCCACCGACCCGGCCGTGCCGTTCCTGCTCGCCGGACGGGTACTGCGGCACGGCACCCCGCTGGCCGGACGGCAGTTCACCGGGCCGGAGGCGGCCGCGCTGCTCGCCGGCGTCGCCGCGCACGTGGTCGGCCCGATGCCGACACCCGCCTCCGCCGCGGTCGGCCTGCTGCTCGGCCACCTCGCCCACGGCACCGGCTGGCCGGTGGTCCGCGGCGGCAGCGGCGCGCTGGCCCGTGCCCTCGCCGACGACTTCACCGCGCACGGCGGCCGGGTGCACACCGGCCGCCGGATCACCGACCTGCGCGAGTTCCACCGCTCCCGCGCGGTGCTGCTCGACGTCGGCCCGAAGGAGTTCCTGCGGATCGCCGCGCCCCGACTGCCCGCCCGCTACCGCCGCGCCCTGGCCGCGTTCCGGTACGGGCCGGGCGCCGCCAAGGTCGACTACCTGCTCAGCGGCCCCGTCCCGTGGGCGAACCCGGAGGTCGGCCGGGCCGCCACCGTGCACCTCGGCGGCAGCCACACCGAGGTGTTCCGCCAGGAGACCCTGGTCTCCCGGGGCGTACGCACCGACCGCCCCTTCGTCCTGGTCGTCGACCCGGCCGCCGCCGACCCCTCCCGGGCCCGCCCCGGCGCCCGCCCGCTCTGGGCCTACGCGCACGTGCCGAACGGCGACGACACCGACCCGGTCGCCCTGGTCACCGCCCGGATCGAGGCGTACGCCCCCGGCTTCACCGACACCGTGCTGGCCTCCCGGGGCGTCAGCGCCGCCGCACTGGAGCACTACAACCCCAACTACGTCGGCGGCGACATCGCGGCCGGCGCGATGACCCTCACCCAGTCCCTGATCCGCCCCACCCTCCGCCCCGACCCGCACACCACCCCCCTCCCCGGCGTCTACCTCTGCTCCGCCGCCACCCCACCCGGCCCCGGCGTCCACGGCATGCCCGGGTACTACGCCGCCCGCTCCGCCCTCCGCCACGAATTCGGCCTCCGCCGCCTCCCCTCCCTGGCCCCGCACCCACCCGCCTGA
- a CDS encoding transporter substrate-binding domain-containing protein: MAQLTGRRRSVLAALTGGTLLLSGCGVIGIGGGSSDQADLRALLPERVRKAGVLTVGSSFTAAPVVYRNDRNEPDGLDPHLAQKLGSLLGVRVEFQDAGVFANVLPGLLGGKYDIAMSGITDTREREQGLDKNGKQVNAGVDFVDYFMAGIGIAVDKGNPKEITDIDRLCGHTVTVKKGTTHADLAARQKAVCDPAGRPLTIMETDSDNAAIENLKGPADAYITDYPKATYAVQTVGNGTLFDIGGPQIQPRPFGIALRKEDGRLRDVLMRAMNRLIMDGTYDQVLADHQLTVGAIQNAVTNGP; encoded by the coding sequence ATGGCTCAGTTGACCGGGCGGAGGCGCAGCGTGCTGGCCGCTTTGACGGGCGGGACGCTGCTGTTGAGCGGCTGCGGCGTCATCGGGATCGGTGGCGGTTCGAGCGACCAGGCGGACCTGCGGGCGCTGCTGCCGGAGCGGGTGCGGAAGGCGGGGGTGCTCACGGTGGGGTCGTCGTTCACGGCGGCGCCGGTGGTGTACCGCAACGACCGCAACGAGCCGGACGGCCTGGATCCGCACCTGGCGCAGAAGTTGGGGTCGCTGCTGGGGGTGCGGGTGGAGTTCCAGGACGCGGGCGTGTTCGCGAACGTGCTGCCGGGCCTGCTGGGCGGCAAGTACGACATCGCGATGTCGGGGATCACCGACACCCGGGAGCGCGAGCAGGGCCTGGACAAGAACGGCAAGCAGGTCAACGCGGGCGTGGACTTCGTCGACTACTTCATGGCGGGCATCGGCATCGCCGTGGACAAGGGCAACCCGAAGGAGATCACCGACATCGACCGGCTCTGCGGGCACACCGTGACGGTCAAGAAGGGCACCACGCACGCCGACCTGGCGGCCCGGCAGAAGGCGGTCTGCGATCCGGCCGGACGGCCGCTGACGATCATGGAGACGGACAGCGACAACGCCGCGATCGAGAACCTGAAGGGCCCGGCGGACGCGTACATCACCGACTACCCGAAGGCGACGTACGCGGTGCAGACGGTCGGGAACGGCACCCTGTTCGACATCGGCGGCCCGCAGATCCAGCCGCGCCCGTTCGGGATCGCGCTGCGCAAGGAGGACGGCCGGCTGCGGGACGTGCTGATGCGGGCGATGAACCGGCTGATCATGGACGGGACGTACGACCAGGTGCTGGCCGACCACCAGCTGACGGTCGGCGCGATCCAGAACGCGGTCACCAACGGGCCGTAG
- a CDS encoding PadR family transcriptional regulator: MLELSILGFLHEEPLHGYELKARIQGLSGHIRPVSDGALYPAIARLVKAGLVEQGTEPGSGAAPRRTLSLTGAGRARLRERLRSPKEVEITDGQRFFTLLSFLRHLPDRAEQAAVLRRRQVFLDTPASFFYRDGEPVRAEQAPDLFRQGMLRIARATGTEEKRWLAEAIAALEG, from the coding sequence GTGCTGGAGCTGTCGATTCTGGGTTTCCTCCACGAGGAACCCCTGCACGGGTACGAGCTGAAGGCCCGCATCCAGGGCCTCAGCGGCCACATCCGCCCGGTCAGCGACGGCGCGCTCTACCCGGCCATCGCCCGGCTGGTGAAGGCCGGGCTGGTCGAGCAGGGCACCGAGCCGGGCAGCGGCGCCGCACCCCGGCGGACCCTCTCCCTCACCGGGGCGGGCCGGGCCCGCCTGCGGGAGCGGCTGCGGAGCCCCAAGGAGGTCGAGATCACCGACGGGCAGCGCTTCTTCACGCTGCTCTCCTTCCTCCGCCACCTCCCCGACCGGGCGGAGCAGGCCGCCGTCCTCCGCCGCCGGCAGGTCTTCCTCGACACCCCGGCGAGCTTCTTCTACCGCGACGGCGAGCCGGTCCGGGCCGAGCAGGCGCCCGACCTCTTCCGGCAGGGCATGCTGCGGATCGCCCGCGCGACGGGCACCGAGGAGAAGCGCTGGCTGGCCGAGGCGATCGCCGCGCTGGAGGGCTGA
- a CDS encoding type VII secretion target → MLSVGPDGNGGSGGGGDGFRVEPGELDGAGRTASGVAEQVPGGTSRVLGASDAAEAGLRGWSTGGELDSCTDEWRRLLDALSAEMDRQGDDLRRTAANYRRADQEAARGLTAGR, encoded by the coding sequence GTGCTGAGCGTGGGCCCGGACGGCAACGGCGGCAGTGGCGGCGGCGGGGACGGCTTCCGGGTGGAGCCGGGCGAGTTGGACGGGGCCGGGCGGACGGCGAGCGGCGTCGCCGAGCAGGTCCCCGGCGGCACCTCCCGGGTGCTGGGCGCCTCGGACGCCGCCGAGGCCGGGCTGCGCGGCTGGAGCACCGGCGGCGAACTCGACTCCTGCACCGACGAGTGGCGGCGGCTGCTGGACGCGCTCTCCGCCGAGATGGACCGGCAGGGCGACGACCTGCGGCGGACCGCGGCGAACTACCGCCGGGCCGATCAGGAGGCCGCCCGCGGCCTGACGGCGGGGCGGTGA
- a CDS encoding MFS transporter — protein sequence MDDRATGTTGTTSARRKRQALATLCVTMFMAMLDNVIVNIALPRIGRDLDAGISGLQWVAEGYSLVYAALLLTGGTLGDRYGRTRVFRLGLALFTLGSAGAALAGGLGGIGALVAARMLQGVGAALLTPGSLAILRQVFTDERERARAIGLWSGVSALGLSVGPVVGGPMVDAFGWAGVFWINVPVGLVGLVLAYRVLPEVAPRPRRVDAVGLALSAGGLGALVYGLVEGTGRGWTDGRVLACGLAAAVLLGLFVLVELRVAEPMLELRMFRDRVLAGALLSGLMVSFGMFGALFFLPLMLQGVMRWSPTAAGYAGLPMSVVIVFAAPLSGRLTARYGPRRPLALGIALCAVGLGGLSLYSGQAHYWSYAWALVLLGLGMGLTFTPVSIAVLGRVAPERTGMASAAVNTLRELGGVLGIAVLGAVLTDRLTGALTGSLHRLGLPADGVPHAVAALAGHGAADAAPAVAPVRAAVDASFVDALHLALRCGSAALAATAVLVALLLRPSAVPSAAPAPTPAAPVPNPAPADAI from the coding sequence ATGGACGACCGCGCCACCGGCACCACCGGCACCACGAGCGCCCGCCGCAAGCGGCAGGCGCTCGCCACGCTCTGCGTCACGATGTTCATGGCGATGCTGGACAACGTCATCGTCAACATCGCCCTCCCCCGGATCGGCCGGGACCTGGACGCGGGCATCAGCGGCCTGCAGTGGGTCGCCGAGGGCTACAGCCTGGTGTACGCGGCGCTGCTGCTGACCGGCGGCACGCTCGGCGACCGGTACGGCCGGACCAGGGTGTTCCGGCTCGGGCTGGCGCTGTTCACGCTGGGCTCGGCGGGGGCCGCGCTCGCGGGCGGGCTCGGCGGGATCGGCGCGCTGGTCGCGGCCCGGATGCTGCAGGGTGTCGGCGCGGCGCTGCTGACGCCGGGCAGCCTGGCGATCCTGCGGCAGGTGTTCACGGACGAGCGGGAGCGGGCCCGGGCGATCGGCCTCTGGTCGGGCGTCTCGGCGCTGGGCCTGTCGGTCGGGCCGGTGGTCGGCGGTCCGATGGTGGACGCGTTCGGCTGGGCCGGCGTGTTCTGGATCAACGTGCCGGTCGGCCTGGTCGGCCTGGTGCTGGCGTACCGGGTGCTGCCGGAGGTCGCGCCGCGCCCCCGGCGGGTGGACGCGGTGGGGCTGGCGCTGTCGGCGGGCGGGCTGGGCGCGCTGGTGTACGGGCTGGTCGAGGGCACGGGCCGGGGCTGGACGGACGGCCGGGTACTGGCCTGCGGGCTGGCGGCGGCGGTGCTGCTGGGGCTGTTCGTCCTGGTCGAACTGCGGGTCGCCGAGCCGATGCTGGAGCTGCGGATGTTCCGCGACCGGGTGTTGGCGGGGGCACTGCTGAGCGGGCTGATGGTGAGTTTCGGGATGTTCGGCGCACTGTTCTTCCTGCCGCTGATGCTGCAGGGCGTGATGCGCTGGTCGCCGACCGCCGCCGGGTACGCGGGCCTGCCGATGAGCGTGGTGATCGTGTTCGCGGCGCCGCTGTCGGGTCGGCTGACCGCCCGGTACGGGCCGCGCCGGCCGCTGGCGCTGGGCATCGCGCTGTGCGCGGTGGGCCTGGGCGGGCTGTCGCTGTACTCGGGGCAGGCGCACTACTGGTCGTACGCGTGGGCCCTGGTGCTGCTGGGCCTCGGCATGGGCCTGACCTTCACGCCGGTGTCGATCGCGGTGCTGGGGCGGGTCGCCCCGGAGCGCACCGGCATGGCCTCGGCGGCCGTCAACACGCTGCGCGAACTCGGCGGTGTGCTGGGCATCGCCGTGCTGGGCGCCGTCCTGACCGACCGGCTGACCGGCGCACTGACCGGCTCCCTGCACCGGCTCGGCCTGCCCGCGGACGGCGTGCCGCACGCGGTCGCCGCGCTCGCCGGCCACGGCGCGGCGGACGCCGCCCCGGCCGTGGCGCCCGTCCGGGCCGCCGTGGACGCCTCCTTCGTGGACGCCCTGCACCTGGCACTGCGCTGCGGCTCGGCGGCCCTCGCCGCGACCGCCGTCCTGGTCGCCCTGCTGCTCCGCCCGTCGGCCGTGCCGTCGGCCGCCCCGGCGCCCACCCCGGCCGCACCCGTCCCCAACCCCGCACCAGCCGACGCCATCTGA
- a CDS encoding TetR/AcrR family transcriptional regulator → MAPPPARTVTRERIADAALLVLEREGLTGLSMRKVAAEIGVQAASLYWHVRNKEELLDLLNDAIIADAELPPRTGDWRHQYLEYGRRYRALLLAKRDAAKVVAGRLAPGPHILAVLEDQLDRLRGAGFTDADAAMASYLLSAYVQGFVLQEQSPLSATEAAGAGRGQAAREAGDTFRALAPDTYPNLVALADDLTDPDMNTRFEFGLQRLADGLATRLPK, encoded by the coding sequence GTGGCCCCGCCCCCCGCGCGCACCGTCACCCGCGAACGCATCGCCGACGCCGCGCTGCTCGTCCTCGAACGCGAGGGCCTGACCGGCCTCTCCATGCGCAAGGTCGCCGCCGAGATCGGCGTCCAGGCCGCCTCGCTCTACTGGCACGTCCGCAACAAGGAGGAACTCCTCGACCTCCTCAACGACGCGATCATCGCCGACGCCGAACTCCCGCCCCGCACCGGCGACTGGCGCCACCAGTACCTGGAGTACGGCCGCCGCTACCGCGCCCTGCTGCTCGCCAAACGCGACGCCGCCAAGGTCGTCGCCGGACGCCTCGCCCCCGGCCCGCACATCCTCGCCGTCCTGGAGGACCAACTCGACCGCCTCCGCGGCGCCGGCTTCACCGACGCCGACGCCGCGATGGCCTCCTACCTGCTCTCCGCCTACGTCCAGGGCTTCGTCCTCCAGGAGCAGTCCCCCCTCTCCGCCACCGAAGCCGCCGGCGCCGGCCGCGGCCAAGCCGCCCGCGAAGCCGGCGACACCTTCCGCGCCCTCGCGCCCGACACCTACCCCAACCTCGTCGCCCTCGCCGACGACCTCACCGACCCCGACATGAACACCCGCTTCGAATTCGGCCTCCAACGCCTCGCCGACGGCCTCGCCACCCGCCTGCCCAAGTAG
- a CDS encoding MATE family efflux transporter: MRGTEHRRALVSLAYPVYLELLAGVTAGIVNMVWVAGLGGAAVAAVAVATNLENLLLGVILAAGSGTTVLVARARGADDPAAVRSAVRGGWALWAAVTPVVAAGGFLCREPLARLVLGGGEGGALPLATDYLSVALPGVAVFFAGNVVDGVLKGAGDTRTPMRLALLANGLILALDPLLILGCGLGVRGAAIATVLGRTAALGCGLRALRRNALLRGAARAPRARTGTLRADARRVAATGLPMSADFVVRMTGALVLVAVVARIGVTEVAAYGIATKAGYVATMAFYAVRQAAAIHTSHLLGAGHDERRAVGRQALLLGGTLGLAAALALLAAGRWIMLAFHASDAVTAAGALYLRCLGPYLVLLACFIALGGVFQGGGDSTALARITTYGVALQLALAHALSGAGLPGVCAAMAAAMAAQCAAAARLYRRAAPPDPPERPGPPGREPSGDDPRHRPGTAARGVR, encoded by the coding sequence ATGAGGGGGACGGAGCACCGGCGCGCGCTGGTGTCGCTGGCGTACCCGGTCTACCTGGAACTGCTCGCGGGCGTCACCGCCGGGATCGTCAACATGGTCTGGGTGGCGGGGCTCGGCGGGGCGGCCGTCGCGGCGGTGGCGGTCGCCACCAACCTGGAGAACCTGCTGCTCGGCGTGATCCTGGCCGCCGGCTCGGGCACGACCGTGCTGGTCGCCCGGGCCAGGGGCGCCGACGACCCGGCGGCGGTGCGCTCCGCCGTGCGCGGCGGCTGGGCGCTGTGGGCGGCGGTCACCCCGGTGGTGGCGGCGGGCGGGTTCCTGTGCCGCGAGCCGCTCGCCCGGCTGGTGCTCGGCGGCGGCGAGGGCGGCGCGCTGCCGCTCGCCACCGACTACCTGTCCGTCGCGCTGCCGGGCGTCGCGGTGTTCTTCGCGGGCAACGTGGTCGACGGCGTGCTCAAGGGCGCGGGCGACACCCGCACCCCGATGCGGCTCGCCCTGCTCGCCAACGGACTGATCCTCGCCCTGGACCCGCTGCTCATCCTCGGCTGCGGGCTCGGCGTCCGCGGCGCCGCGATCGCCACCGTGCTGGGCCGCACCGCCGCGCTCGGCTGCGGGCTGCGCGCGCTCCGCCGCAACGCCCTGCTGCGCGGGGCCGCCCGGGCCCCCCGGGCCCGGACGGGAACGCTCCGCGCCGACGCCCGCCGGGTCGCCGCGACCGGGCTGCCGATGTCGGCCGACTTCGTCGTCCGGATGACCGGGGCGCTCGTCCTGGTGGCCGTCGTCGCCCGGATCGGCGTCACCGAGGTCGCCGCCTACGGGATCGCCACCAAGGCCGGGTACGTCGCGACGATGGCCTTCTACGCGGTGCGCCAGGCCGCCGCCATCCACACCTCCCACCTGCTCGGCGCCGGACACGACGAACGGCGGGCCGTCGGACGGCAGGCGCTGCTCCTCGGCGGGACGCTGGGGCTCGCCGCCGCGCTGGCGCTGCTCGCCGCCGGGCGGTGGATCATGCTGGCCTTCCACGCCTCGGACGCCGTGACCGCCGCCGGCGCGCTCTACCTGCGCTGCCTGGGGCCCTACCTGGTGCTGCTCGCCTGCTTCATCGCCCTGGGCGGAGTGTTCCAGGGCGGGGGCGACAGCACCGCCCTGGCCCGGATCACCACGTACGGGGTGGCGCTCCAACTGGCCCTCGCCCACGCCCTGTCGGGGGCGGGACTGCCCGGCGTCTGCGCGGCCATGGCCGCCGCCATGGCCGCGCAGTGCGCGGCCGCCGCCCGGCTGTACCGGCGCGCGGCACCCCCGGACCCGCCGGAACGGCCCGGACCGCCCGGCCGCGAACCGTCCGGGGACGACCCGCGCCACCGCCCCGGCACCGCGGCCAGGGGTGTACGTTGA